The following DNA comes from Cyprinus carpio isolate SPL01 chromosome A4, ASM1834038v1, whole genome shotgun sequence.
CACAGTAAACAGCGTTAGGGAAACTTGGAGGGCAGTGGCACTCTTTAGGACATGCCTGTATTTGAGAGATAAGGTGCTCATATAGGATTTCTTCAGAGTGGACTTGGCTGGCCAAAAGTAGGGCTACAAATGCAACCATGAGCCACTCCATGGTTAGGTTTAACCTGAAAAATGATAGAGacagagaagaagaaacaaaaacagctgtttaCAATATTGAAAccatataacaataaaattagaGACTTCATTTTAGTTCCAAACAAGCCTGTCACGCAAGTTCACTGGGCTTGTTGCAAACTCTTATGTGCTTCTCCCTTCAGTAAGTTACTTTGTTCCATGGCCTGGAACAATGTTTGTCCCCATACTTATTATTCCCTGTGTCTTCATCTTCTAAGTAGCAATCCTCTTAAACTCAGAATATGCAGCCAGGTCAACCTTGATTGACTTAAGCCTGGCATAGTGCTACTCATCTCCCTTCTGAAGACAGTCACAAAGAAGACAGTCTCTGGCAAACATAAGGGTTCAGGTATGTCCTAGTTCTGAATACACAAGGTATACCAAACATGGCATGGTTTTTAACAACACCTGGCCCCCATGTTGCAATATGAAAACCTACATCCATTGATTGATTTCAGAGAGGCTGATTCGTTTggtccaccccccccccccccatttcaaATAGACTTAGCTATTTCCACAAATTTAAAACACATCTTTACACATTCCTTTCTGTCGAATGCAAGTTTGAGTTTTGTCAAGTGTGTATGCAAGAAATAATAcattaacacatattcacagctGAGCTTTCTCTCTCATCTGGTTTAAATTTTTGGTCCTGAGCTCCAAGTGACTGTCGGGAGATAGATTTCTATGGACAGCACTAAACCACAGAGAAGCCCTGAATACACAGTGATCAGACCAGCTTCACCTGTAAATGTCTTTCAaagcaagacattttttttaaatcatgaccTCCATACTGGCTTTGCAGAACCAGTTCTGTGGACAACTGCATCAAAAAACAGTTGAAAACTTTAGTGTCATAaatgaaatccaaaataaaattaaagacatgaagattaaaacagaaaaaatgactCCTAGCTCACAGTATGCAGTTCTGGAGGGCAAAGGCTTTCTATTGGTATAGAAGAAGTGGACACTGTCTTTGCCAAGATATTTCAACTATACATTACCATTGCACATTTTCAAATGCTAAAGTCTTACCTTTGTCTTCTTGGGGCTCTTCTACTGTATCTCTTGCTGTGGGTACAGATGCCTCAACTCTGAGCTATATTGCCCTCTCCTGCCCCTATTTGTAGTGGCAATGGCATCCCATGATCCCTTCACAGGTGGACACACTAGACACAACCTTAGCCAATCATAGCCTGTCAAGATCAAGAGTCATAATCCTGTGAGGATGGGACTGTGAGGATGGATTATTTAATGTGCACATCTTTGCACATCCTTGTTAAGGACTCCCagtttgactggtaaatgataattTATCTGCTTTATTTTTGGAGATACTTGCAGTTGCAAAATGAGTAATGAGAAAAGTCtgcacatttgttatttaatgtgCACAATCTGTGTGCTGAAATTCTGTCCCCACGGGAGCACTAGTCTGGATTTAGAGGCTGATTTGTAGTCGACATAGGTAGCCACATATGGTGTCATTGTTTGACTGCCAAGCATTGATCTTGTTGTGTCATTACTTGCTCTCAATTCCGCTGACGACAACAACTACTTACTCTGTCTTTGTAATAACCTGTAATAGGCTCCTCCAGTTGAAATCTATGACCATTAGTGATCCAGTCTATTATCCAGCATCTCGTGTCAAGGATGGTGCTGCTCTATGCTAGAACCAGTGGTCTAAAGGGCAAAGAGTTCACACATCAACCTAATCCAATTACAGAATTCAAAACCTATTATTCACAGGAACCTAAATGAGCTTTAAACACTGAATGCATCTGTGTCTAGGTCTACAACATTAGCATGTTACAACACAGCATTAGACTGTGAAATACAGGACATGTCGAGGTGATTCTCAGGGCAGCAATTAGCATCAAGTTGTAGGGGGTTTAAGCCTATTAAAATACTCTGTATCTTGGATATCTGTTTATTCTAATGATGGCATAAATAAACTCAGACACTCATTAAATACATCATGTCAACAGGGAAAAATATCAAAGACTTGACACTCTATAAGTCTCTGAGACCAAGATCACCCTACATGACTAAACCTTATCACCCTATTGTGTTTACGACTAGTTTGCGACAAAAAACCCAGACCATAGCTGGTGCCAGCTTTTCTAATGTCCACACCTGTGAGACTAGACATGGCTTACAGATTTCAGACTGGATTTTCTAGTCACCCAGTCTTCAGGTAGATGGACTGTCCTAATTTGCATGAGAGCAACAAGCCAGGgattaaataatcatattgatTGCATATGATTAGAACAGTCCAAACTGCTCAGTGATAAGCACTAATGCTAACTGTTAAATATTTGAGGGTATCTTCATGACACCTTACTAGGCACCTAAACTTTCTGAACTCTGAGACTGGTAAACAATTTGATTGCTCTTTGTGGTTAATTAATATCTTTaatagtaaattatttaatttaccagCATCTTTGAATGGAGATGAACAGAAGTTGATCATTCAAATTATATAGAACATGGATAAAATCCATCatagatggtaaaaaaaaaaaaaaaaaactatgactgAGAAATGACAGCATAGTCAAGATAACTGCTGAACATTTATGCTTCAACTAAAAGAAAACACATGCTCTCAAACAAAGAGATTTAATTTCCTGTTTGGGGCAGTTATGTTAATTACACATGGTTCCACATTTGGCTCTAGCTCTGTGGCTAGTTTGCCGTCCAAATGTCCACTGTCCAATTTCACATCTTTATGCTTCTAAGAAACTTGATTTGAACAGAAACCTCTAATGAAATTTTCTGTATTGTCTAACTGTTTTAGCCAACATCAAAAAGctgcatataatttatatttagaaCATCCATTAATTCTAGCTTTACAAAAAGATAAACTAATTAAGGTTGAAATAATTAATTCACTGCTTACACAAGCAAAATCTAagacttttctttaaaaacaaattgtccTGGTACCATGGTAAAGGGGCGATATGATCATACCATAGTATTTTGATCTATACCATGATATTTCAAAAATACCATGTGCTATCATGCTATCATGTTAAATGTCTAACACTATGTTACTTTTTTGGCACTTTTGTATTGTATCACACAAGCTATTTCGATGTAAGCAACTAGATGCCAGTACATACGTAATAGATACGCATTTCAAGTTCATGATCCTGTACCTGGCTATTACtcaataatgtattattattcaataatgttttttcccCAATAACAATTAAAATCCGAAATTCATTATCTTATATGAAGTCATGCAGCAGAGGTACATAGAAAATTAGAAAGTATAAGGAAAATATAAGTAAGTGGTGTTTAAAATATCTCAATACTCAACTAAATAAAAACCATGAACACCCACCACCCAATTACCCTATTGCATGACCACCACACCcaaaaaccaaccaaccaaccaaccaaacaaacaaaaaacaacaacaacaacaacaaaaaaaaaacatgaaaagattACCTGCTCATCTCAATCACAGAGCTGATTTTGGTTTGTGCAGGTGGAGGCAAAGTGTCTGGTTCCAGTTTTGGGGTTGCAGTCAATCTCTTTCCCGCCTGCTCTCCTCTCCAGTTGAGTCCAGTCTGCAGTTTCTCCCACTTTCTTTCTGGCCCAGGCATGCATCAGAATACACAGCCTTATTAGATTACTATTGTTAGTAGTGTTACTTCCCCAAGGCCAAACCTTTGACATCAGCTGGTGATCTTGAATAAGGGGGTGTGTAAAATTTGAAAGATATGTGTGGATTTGTCTTTCCACAAGCATGCACTGGTTACTTTTTGCTAgcacagcacttttttttctcttttcttactATTTTCTTTGTGCAGTGTGGGTCAGTGGAGCCTCGAGAGGTGGGGGCTCCTGTCAAAAATGAAACCCTCCAAGCAGTTGTAGGTAGCTTTGAGACATTTAACCCTTTCTTTTCAATGGACATATCTTGTCTCCATCCCTCACAACTTTGAGGGATCGTTTGCACCCCATTAAACTAGGCCGCCCTGGGGGAATGCACATCATCTGGCtgtcattttgcactcatggaaACCCGTGAAAAGTAGAATTAAGCTAGAATGCAAAAACTGTTGAAAGGTACAATGATGTTAGAGAGTTAATCCTGCACTCTTACCATATCCCAGCAGGTTCCTCTCTCTTCACGAGTTGCACATAGCTTTACAATGAGTGTAAAGGGAGTGAGTAGTAACCAGGCGACATCTGTTTCAACATCTGGATCCTGTTGTAGACATTTCAAGATGGAGAAGAGGAAAGTGGGATATAGAAGGTCTTTGATTTGGGTAGGACACTGATTAAAGTTCCACTGCACGATTGACAAAGAGCACATCTCTGTCCTGTTGAAAGGATTCTATTGTCTGGAATAAAAGTGGATTCATGATTTCTGTTCTTAAGTATTTGGAATCATCAaatcaaacacaacacaacctcaacaaaacaaacaacacatgcCATATCACAACACCATATGCCatgccaaaacaaaacaacaaaacaaaataatacaataacaatagCATTGTCTTATCTAATTCATGAACTGATCATTCATGAACTGGTTCACAAAACCAAGCTGGGGTGCATTTTGGGAAATGTACCCCTGAACGATTCAATGACAAACTGGACTGATCAGGGTCTGGATCTCATGATGTAAAAGAATCACCTAAACATTTCTCACTTCTTAATTTTACACTTTATACTTTACAGATATTATGCAACTTCCAACATTTTTATGTAGTCATGATTatcatagaagaaaaaaaaaatgtggcagaGCCTCAGTTCTACCCATTTGTTGTTGATTGGAGTGGCAGATCTGTTGAGTGGCAGATCTGAATGAGAGCTTGCAGTCGATTGTAAAAAATGTGTGGGGTTTTGGCAGACTAAAAGAATGgagaattctgagaaaagtctGTCATTTCACTGAAACATGacaaatgatgacatttttaattaaaaacggtTGCATGGATGAACCGTTCTCATTAAGATGAATTTagggtgaatttccatttcatgttgacatcaaagACAAATTCCCAACTTTCCCAACTCTCTGTGTAGAGCCACACAAATCAAGTTTATAATGCTCTGACAAcgtcacatatacagtatataaaaaataacagatttgATCCCCTCAGGGGGTCAGGGGTTTTCACATAGCATGACAGTGCAGCACAACAGACATATTCTAAACAATAACTGGAAACTTTTGTGTCCTCTCTCTCTCAAGAGATCAGCTGTAGGAGGATgagctaaaaacatcacaatggtCTCATTTCCCCACCAAGTCTCTCCAGTGTCTAGTAGACGCTGAATAACAGACTGTGGTTTTCTAGCAAGGCCTCAATTGCACACAAAACATATGACATTTCAACATAAAATTGTTATCGTTTTTGCAGTGGCACAGCAACATTACAGTATCCTAGCAATGCACTTTGGTTATAATAATGGAATAATTCGCTTGGAAATGAAGATGACATCATGTTGTTTcagatgactttctttcttccatgaaacacaaaacaaatcaatggaaactcatgtttttttttttgtttttttttaccttgtgaCTTTAAATCAAAATGCTGGACTTCTCTAACTCTGCCGCTTCCTTACAATCGACTTCAAGCTCATATTTAGATCTGCCTTTATCCAGTCAACAATTGATGGATTTAACCAAGACCCTGCTAAAAAGCTTAACAAAAGAATTATAAAAGTAGCTCATGCAACTCATAAGCACTGATTTTTCAATCTATGCTGCACTATGAATTAGATCCTTTTGTGCTCCACGGaataaagtcatatgggttttgaAAGACTGAGGGTTAAGAGACAGAACATCAACATCTAGAAcaaaaaaagtgatacattttgtgtgtgtgtgtgtgtttggtcctGCAAAATCAGCTTGTGGTGAACTTAAATGCTCAGGCTGCTATAAAGTGGTAAagatatttcaaacaaaaagcGAGAACTGCCTATCCATTATGTTTCTAACACATGGACAAAGGTCTTTGTCTCTCTGTATAACTATCACATGGTCACCCCAGACCCTCCATTCCTCTGGAATGCTGGGTTGTATGCCTGCAACtctactgttttaaataaaacactcatTTTTAGTGCTAGCCCAGACTTGTGCACAAATATCTGTTATGTTAAATGCAACTTTTGAAGTGCCTGTCATAAAGGTGTGATTTGGGATAGAGATAGGAGCGGATGGCTGGAGGAGTTAAAGGGGAAAAATGAACTGTTgggctattttattattttattttatgaagctatgtCCTGAGCTGAGGAAGGGAATGAATGTTTACCTCAAATACTGGCCCTGCGTCTGAATTTGCGAACATCCAATCTACACACTATCAAAAGAAGTATGCCAAATGGGAAGGATTGGGTCAGACTGCTTAGTATTCATGATTCAGTGAGTCAAACCCAGATGACCTTCTGTATCCGCCAACCCACTGAGATTCTGAAATGTGCAACCAGTGGAGACTTTGCTGTCCCAAAAGACCAAAAGTTGAATTAAAAATTGTGTAGCACTGCAAAATGAGTGGCTCTTTTTAAGTTTAAGTGTTATAAGTACCAAGAAATTAGTTCTGCCGGGCTGAACTGTTCTTGTTTAACACTTAAGTAAATCCTTTTGTGCTTTTTACTAGTAGGGCTACATCACATGACAATGTCAACATGGCAGATGTATAGTTGGCCATGTAATATTTTTTCTACACACCTGCATACTCCATCTAGGTTGTCATCAAATTCAGTACATAGTCTGAGAGTTTGTAATTTGATCACAGACTGGGATTTATTGTTAAAACTACTTCAGTAACCCTTACTATAGCCTTTAACATTGCTTTGATATGTTCTTACCTTTGACAGAGATATTAAGTTAAATAACACCCTATACAAGCTCTTCCATACAAAAGCCTTTTCATCTTACAATCACTATATTTATATCCATAGCCTGTACTTCAGCTAGAGACATGAAGAAAACACATTTCCTACAGGAAGCAGTTCTGTCATCATGGCTCTGATTCAAACAGGGCAAAACTCATAGAATTTTGTCTATCTATGAATTTGGCTGAAAGGCTAGAAATGAGGAATATGGAGAACAGATTCATTCCAGAAGATTCTCTCCATCCCAAACAGCTATATGAATAAGgtgtgtgttaatatattaatttctacGTGTGACTTCATTATTAGGATTTATACCATCAGTATCCCTCCACACATGTAAGAAATCTGGTTTATTCAAATAAAGTCGAAAAAACtgctttgttatttaaaaaaacaacaacaaatcaggGAAATTACAACTTTTACAACAGTCTGCCAAAGTTACTGTAATCTTGTGGTTCAATGATTTGACTAACATGGAGATGATGTGAAATGGTGTATTGAatacatcaaaaaaattaaatgttgtttaccATAGAATTGAAAACAATTGCTGTTACAAAATAAGTTGAACTGCATGCAGATAAAATATGGTATAAATGTTGGCAgagttcagaaattaaattcaAGCCGATACTAATTTGCTATTAATACAACATTTTGGCACTGAAATTCctcagttaaataataataaacaaacaaacaaacaaacaaaacgttAGATTTACTTTGCAGTTAGCTAAACCTCAGCAAATTgactcaatatatattttttttagttttgtgtgcaTTTCAGTTTCAGTTGGATATCCTTCAAAATTGCTGCacatttagcaattttatatacAACTAGATAGCTATTATCCATAAATTGTACACTAAACAATATCATTTCCTTACCAGCAGGCTTATTAATAAcatgattacaatttttttatgattaaggTATTTAACATGCGGAAATATTGAGATGCCGTTAGATGACATATAGTGCAACTTCTTATGGAGTGCACACTGGGCTATTCACAATTTGCACAAATATGTCTTTCTTTAGATGGGAATATCTTCTCTAATTCGACTTCTACTCTTCATACAGTACCATACAAGACTGATTTTTTATGTGCCAGATTTTCAAGATCCCAGACTACTTCTGcccatttttcatacagatgTGTTCATCAACATTTTAGAGAGAAAATATTGTCGTCAACGTGTAAACAGATGTGTTTGCCGGAATGATTAATACAGATGTCAATTAGAGTGTCTAATTAGAGCAATAGCCTATATGTGTTTGATAAACTACTGGCGAGATGTGACTTTATTCAAAGATGATCTCTGAGGCCTGGCGTAGGCAGTTAGCCGTGTCATCTGGCATACTgctgtgtgtgatgttgtttccATCCAAGCGCAGGGTCTTCAGTCTAGAGTAGTTGACCGGGGAGCTGAACTTGCAGATATTTGTCAGGTCAAACTCTGAAGAAACAGAAGTCGGAATGGCGTAAAAAACATGCTAAATCTGTAGCTTGAACAGATGGAAATGGAGTAAGACTTACTGTTTATCTCGTTGACTTGCAGGTACAGATGCTCAAGTGATTCGTTGATCTCTGGGATGCTCTTCAGCTTGTTGAAAGACAGGTCGAGCTCAAGAAGAGAAGACACGTTGAACACACCTGCAGGGATTCCAGAGTCCACCAGCTTGTTGTGAGAGACACGCAGGTATTGCAGGGCCGGCAACTTGGCCAGGTAGCCATTAGGAATGCTGTCTATGTCGTTATTGTCAGCGTAGAGCATCAAAAGGGAAGGTGGAACTCCCGAGGGAAGTTTCTTGAGCTTGTTCTCACTCACATCCAGCAGAACGAGGGACTTCAGGTTTTTGAAGGCACCTGTGATGCTCTCGGTGGTCAGCTTGTTCTTGGACAGGTGGAGGGTGGTTAGGTTTTCCATCCCAGACAAGGTGTTAGAAGGGAATGAGCTCAGCTGGTTACCGATCAACTTCAACTCATCCATAGACTTTGAAAGAGGACCAGGGGCTTTGGTCAGCTTGTTATTACTGAAGAGGAGCTTCTCCAGTTTGCTCAGTTTATCAATGGTACCGGCTTGAATCTTGTCGCTGGTGATGTTGTTGTTGTCGAGAATGAGCCAGCGAAGGTCGGTAGCGTTGTCGAACACGCCAGTCTTGATCTCCTCAATATGGTTGTTTTGTAGGTAGAGGTATTTAATGCCACTTGGCACAATAGGGATGAACTTCAAGTTGCGATCGTTGCAGTACATCGCTGTGGGGAAGCTCAGGGGGCATTCACACTCCTGGGA
Coding sequences within:
- the LOC109071488 gene encoding lumican-like — encoded protein: MFALGFFLLAGLLCQSLGQYEYDDEYYFPSAPVEGLSTPTCSQECECPLSFPTAMYCNDRNLKFIPIVPSGIKYLYLQNNHIEEIKTGVFDNATDLRWLILDNNNITSDKIQAGTIDKLSKLEKLLFSNNKLTKAPGPLSKSMDELKLIGNQLSSFPSNTLSGMENLTTLHLSKNKLTTESITGAFKNLKSLVLLDVSENKLKKLPSGVPPSLLMLYADNNDIDSIPNGYLAKLPALQYLRVSHNKLVDSGIPAGVFNVSSLLELDLSFNKLKSIPEINESLEHLYLQVNEINKFDLTNICKFSSPVNYSRLKTLRLDGNNITHSSMPDDTANCLRQASEIIFE